The genomic region ACCGAGCACATCTCTTCGAGATCTTCTCTCGGTGAGTCTCGGTGAACTCGGTGCCTCGGTGGTGACGCACCTCCTGCCGTGTGCCGTGAGCCTTGTGCCCCGTGTACAATCGCTTGTTACCCGACAAGGTGATGCCCCAAGATGAAGTGTCCCTTCTGCGCGTTTGAAAACGACCGCGTGGTGGATTCGCGGGAGAGCAAGGAAGGCGAGAGCATCCGCCGCCGCCGCGAGTGCCTGAAGTGCAACAAGCGCTTCACCACCTACGAGCGCATTGACGAAATTCCCTACATGGTGGTCAAGAAAGACGGCCGGCGCGAAAAATTCGACCGCCAGAAAGTTCTCAACGGCCTGCTGCGCGCCTGCGAAAAGCGGCCCATCTCCATCGGCAAGCTGGAGCAGATCGTCAACGAGGCCGAGGACTTCGTCATCAACTCGCCGGAACGCGAGCGCAAGACCAGCGAGATTGGCGAGCTGATCATGAATCGCCTGCGCCGCCACGACAAAGTTGCCTACGTGCGCTTCGCCTCGGTCTACCTCGATTTCAAGGACGTGCAGGAGTTCATGTTGGAGTTGAAGGATTTGCTGAAATCCAAAGATATGGCTGGACCTGCG from Terriglobia bacterium harbors:
- the nrdR gene encoding transcriptional regulator NrdR, producing the protein MKCPFCAFENDRVVDSRESKEGESIRRRRECLKCNKRFTTYERIDEIPYMVVKKDGRREKFDRQKVLNGLLRACEKRPISIGKLEQIVNEAEDFVINSPERERKTSEIGELIMNRLRRHDKVAYVRFASVYLDFKDVQEFMLELKDLLKSKDMAGPAKVKITGAKTQ